Below is a genomic region from Brassica rapa cultivar Chiifu-401-42 chromosome A08, CAAS_Brap_v3.01, whole genome shotgun sequence.
GGATTAAAAGCTTAGCGACAATGGAATTGCATGTAAAGCAACCTGGAAGCagtaattttgaaaatttggaAAGGAGATCTCTGGACGGAACGAAACTTTGACGAACAGAGCTTACCGGCAAAGGCGGGGGTACAACTCTTGATGCTATTCTCCTTCCGTCCCGAGATCGACTCCTGACACTGACATTTccttagtttttactttttagtatCGACAAAAGTCTTTTTTTAATTAGCTTATGGGCTGTTAATGGGCCTTCAGTTTTTACCACCCAAAAATCCATGATCAATTAACAAACCCGATTTTCAATACTAAAAAAAAGATAGTCTTGGACAGTGAGTTTCGGTTCTCGAAAAAAAAATCGGGTTTAATGTTATTTGGATTGGTTTCGTTCGACACTCCGGTTATTCAGCTCGGTTCTGAATagtataaactttataaattaatattcgataaattaataaacatgttagatttataattttcaaatccCAAATAGGAccaattcaaaatataacacaaaTTGATAAGATAacgggggtgattggttgggatGTACCAAGTGATTTTAGCTTTACTTTTTATCCCGGGCAAAACTATAAAATTCTACTAAATATCTTTATAAAATTGAATGTCAACAGGGGAATTAACTTTACAAATTTACACAAACTTTAAAATTTCATGGTGGGCAAGTGCCCCACCCAAAGTCAATGTACATCCGCCACTGCATATAGGAGGGCTTGCTCACTGAGTACCTGAcacgaaaaagaaaaatttatagCCGTGCATGCAATTAAGAAAAGAAGCAATCATATCATATCAAACAATGAGCCCGACAGAGGAACTATGCATTAAAGTCTGATAATCCTACTACAGTAGTCACCTAAAACCTTACGATTGGAAGAGTGTTTACAAAGAAAGCTCGCAAACCCACAAGATACAGATACCAACCTCTTGACAACTCTTTCAGCATTTTTACATTCAGATTCCATCGTCCTACTCGGAAGCAGATTATTTCCTTTGCCACATTGATAGAATGGAGAAGATTGATTCTTTAAAGTTTTTCTTCTATGGCACAACAACTGAAAAAGGAATTCTTGGAACATATCCATCACTTTGGAATATCTTGAGGGTTAAAACCCCAACAAGCTTAAAATAAGTACTAGCACACACACCACATCCCCATGAGAACAAATAGTAATACTTTATACAACACTTTTGGATCATTAATGTATAGTTATATACAATGTCATAGCCACATACCCAAAAAAGGCCAATTCACACTGAAGAATACAAATTCGCGGTAACTAGCTCGAGAGTTTATGGAGAATAGTATTCTGCAAACTTGCCAACTCTGAGAGTGAATGCTGATGAAAACATCATTTACCTTGATAATGGTACTAAGAGGATCAATGTCAGGTGTGTGATTCCCTTAGTACGAATCCAACAAGAAAAGGCGGTTATTATGTTCGCGCGTTATTCTGTCAAGCTTCATTTTTCTTGCCAGGCACGTTTCCTATTCTCTAAATTAaagatttttcttaaaaaaaattgtgatgaCATGTAGGATTCCCTTCCTAATATGTAATCCTCGAAAAACACTCCTTTATTTACTAAGTAAGTAATTTGGAACAGATTTGAAAATAGATTGCTTGTAATACATAGACAACCATTTCGTTGCTACATAATTGTTTTCAGACAACAATACTTCAATGAAAACGCTGTTTAtgcattttcattttatttgatttctatATACAAGAAAATATTATGCTATTCTCGTGGGCTTTCGTCTTCACAACTCAACGACGATTGGGCTGGGCCAGACTCGAGTCGGGCTTAAGAGAGCGAACAAGAGACAATTTAGCTATATCGGAAATAGCCCCGCTTCGAACGGCGGCGGAATCACTGACCAAGAACTCATACGCCGCCTCGAAAGCCTCTCGCCAGAACTGAGGAACCCTAACTCCGCCGGAGCGTCCGTACACATCCCACATATGCCTCacaactttctctctctcctcaaTTTCCTGACaattccagaaaaaaaaaatcccaaattaataaaaaaaacaatttcgagaaaaaaaacatttcaattaattaattaattcgTACCAAGACGTCGAGATCGTCGCTGACGTGGAACCCGAACTTTCCGTCAACGGAATGAAACAGACCGAGTCCTTTGAGAGAGACGGAGCCGGTTAACATAGAACCTAACGCCAAGAGAAGAACCGCTACTAATACCCACAGCTTGTAACCAGCGCGTTTGCGGATGGAACCGCAGTTTGCAGGTTTTCTCACCGGTAAGAGCGTTTGCGATCCTTCAAATTTCATTTTTGATCTCTCCGATTCAAAATCTGATTGTGATGATGGCCCCTTGATAAAGGAAACAAGGATCCGTGTGAAACGAGAGACTTTTGTAACTTGTATAAGTGGATAAAAACCCGTACGGTCTTCACTTAAAAACTAAGTGGGGACAAGGGAGTTGACTTCGTGTTGACTTTACTAACGCGTTCTCTTATTATGGCTGCGATAATTTAACTATAGCTAATCCAGACGGTGGATTAGGAAGTCTTCGTGTCCAAACAGTCCTTACATGAACCgataaaaccaaaccaaaccaatcctGACATTGTTTTACGGTGTTAATCCAGACCCGTTTTAGTGTCATGACGGGCTTGTTTTTATTATACTGGCCCTAGTCCATTTAAGCGTAAGCCTATTATCAAACTTATGTACACATGTTTTTTTGATTGCGATATGCACAGAGCTCTGAGCTACAAAGTTCGTTCACATGTTATCGTTCCTAACATCTCTTGTGATAGAACATTCTTTCTGGCTAACTCTGAATAGATATAAGAACAATTCTATAATTTGTGTCCATATAAGTATTCACAGAAAGGTCCATCTATTCCTTGTTTACTACACGTATCCATAAGGCATAATGACTTTTATAAAATGTTCTCATCTTTATGGTCCCGATTCACTAGTCAACTAGCTAGTAAGAAAAGGAGTATCGACCCAATAGAGATGATTAGGTTTCAAAGCATATTTCTTGCCATTTTAACATTTTGATGTAATGATGTGTAAGAAGGGTATACCAAATATATAGAGACTGTTGTATATTGTGGTATTAGTATGTTGATTTTGAATACTGATTTGGATAATAAGTAAATTAAAAGGTGGTCCACGAACAAAACAAAGATCAACTTATACAAAGATAACAAACCGTACGTTCACATGTCTTCCATCTATCTAGATAACTAAACACTTAGTTGTAGAGACGATGACTGAAAGTTATCAGGTGCGTGTCTATAATGAATGTTGGTTGTATTGTAATGCCATTATATGTGAAGCTATTACACTCTAAATCCATTAACATACAGAGCTAAGAATCACACGAATATTAAAATATGGCTCACCATCTTGTTATACTGAGACCATCCAATACCAAATCTTTAAGAACATATTCTAACATTGCCCATGCACACATGTTAGGTCAAACATATTTTGTCCACTCAATGTCCGTGCGATAATgcctatatatacacatatcaCTAGAGTGTACTCATCAACACATCAgaagtaagaaaaaaacatataacgAGAAACGGTGACATGAAGAATGAGAAGTTGTGTGGTAGCCAAGGATGACTTGCCTGCGTCTTGAACCATATATATCAGAGACTTGATCAACAGTCTCTGAGTTGGCTAGTCGTTAGGCAGTCTCTTTGGCTATTCAGACAATTCTCTTTCTCCTCATTTCacatttctttttttcaaaGACCAAACACATAAAGAGTTGATACAATCGATTTTGTTTGGCCACtaaactattttctttttgattgGTCTTTTATATTGATGTTATAAGCATTGAGGCGGACTTTGTCCATCTATAAGCATTGAGGCGGGTCGGGTCTTGATTCAAGCGTATTTGGTAAAAGAAGAGATAATTTGTTTGGTAACAACCAAAGTTAATCTCTACACTTTAGCATTTGAGTTTTGACATGTAATCAATAGTTAGTTGAAAAGGTTATAATATTTGTAAAGTGAATTTCTCTCTATTATTCTCTGCCGCACAACCCAAATATCAGCGGTCCAACCCCTAAAATCGCGTTCTTGATCGCTGAAATCATATGCGTTTTGTTGAGATGCTATTATTCAAGGTTTGGCAGCTTAACTAACCTCAATCATAGTGTGTTTGGTCTAATCATGTGTTATCGTGCTAACAAGTGGACTATAGATGTGTAAAttatatgattatgttgactatCAGATAAGTCATCGAAATAGTCATCTCATCGAACGGGTGATACCTCATATTAAACTGGTGGATGCGAGAAAGAAGAAATGCATCTACACCGCGAAGCAGAGGAATATTAGTTAGCAGCCTTTGTTTCATCATCGTCGTTGTCTTGGCAGAGGAGGCCAAAGAAGCTGTCTCTTCCCTCAACCACTTCAAAAGCATGGAGCTTTGACCCAAAGACCACCGAATAAAACATAACACTGTAACAAACTCTTCTCATTTAGCTTCTCCTCTCTTGAGACCGGCCATGGCGGGTCGTAGAGACAGAACACAACAGCTCCGTGGATCTCGAATCGCGATCGCCATCCTCATCGGTATCATCATCGGCTGCGTATGCGCACTTATCTTCCCAAACGGCTTCTTCAACTCCAACTCGTCTCTCACCGTTAACGAACGCGTCCAGGTACTCAAAGATTAGATTTTTATAACTCCACGTGGCGAAAAAGTTCATCACTTTCTTTGCTTTAGGTTGGATCCTCCTCTTGTGAATCCTCCAAGACGCTCAAGTCAGACTTCGCATCTCTCTCAGAGAAGAACAATGAGTTAAAGAAACAAGTCAGAGAGCTAACTGAGAAGCTACGTTTAGCTGAACAAGGATCAGACAATGCAAGAAAACAGGTTCTGTCTTTAGGACCACAGATAAAGGCTGGACCTTTCGGAACCGTCAAGAGCCTAAGAACAAACCCAACAATCCTCTCAGACGAATCTGTAAACCCAAGACTCGCAAAGATCCTAAAGAGCATCGCTGTGGATAAAGAGGTGATCGTAGCTCTCGCAAACGCCAACGTGAAAGCAATGCTAGAGGTTCAAATCGCTAGCGTTAAGAGATTAGCTATAAAAAACTACCTCGTGGTCGCATTGGACGATTACATAGAGAGTTTCTGCAAACAAAACGATGTCGCTTATTACAAGCGTGATCCAGACAAGGAACTGGACGCTGTCGGGAAAACCGGAGGCAACCACGCCGTCTCCGGCCTCAAGTTCCGTGTGCTACGAGAGTTTCTCCAGATAGGCTACGGCGTCCTCCTCTCGGATGTAGACATCGTCTTCTTGAAGAATCCCTTTAGTCATCTCTACAGAGACTCTGACGTTGAGTCGATGAGCGATGGACACGACAACATGACGGCTTACGGGTTCAACGATGTCTTTGATGAGCCAACCATGGGGTGGGCTAGGTACGCTCACACCATGAGGATATGGGTTTTCAACTCGGGTTTTTTCTATCTGAGGCCCACGGTTGCTTCCATCGAGCTGCTGGATCGGGTTGCGGAGAGGTTATCCAAGGCGAAGCTGTGGGACCAGGCGGTTTTCAACGAGGAGTTGTTTTATCCTTCGCGTCCTGAGTACGTTGGGCTGCATGCTTCGAAGAGGGTGATGGATATGTATGAGTTTATGAACAGTAAGGTGCTTTTCAAGACTGTGAGGAAGAAcgaggagatgaagaagaaggtgagGCCGGTGATTGTTCATGTGAATTATCATCCGGATAAGCTTAATAGAATGAGAGCAGTGGTTGAGTTTTATGTGAACGGTAAGCAAGATGCTCTTGATAGCTTCCCTGATGGTTCTGAATGAGAGTTCACCTGAATAGCAGTGTAGGGTCAAAAAGTTTCACAGTTTCTTCACATTTTGTGATTCtaattttacctttttttaattgtttccaTGTTTAATGCTCAATGCCTTTTTTGTGTTATGAGGTTTGTATCTTATGgctaaaaatatcatatatgttTCATTACTTGCCTGTTCTTGTTACATTCTCATCATTTGGTATATCTCAAATTTGAATGAGATACATAATAGTTCAAGCCActtaatttcttctttttttttaaattgtaatgtCTTACAAGACCTTAAAGGAATGATATAAAATAGAAGCATGCATCTTAAATATTCTATCTACAAATAATGCCTTGTGAAAACAAACTCATTGGTACAATGAATATAGATGCTAGTACAAGAACCAAAACCAAGAACTGAACAAACACACTAACACTCAAACCATGCCACAATTCTTCTTTTTGTTCTGAATATCAACTACATACGACCTTTAGCGTTTCCAAGTGTGAGCTCAAGATCCTCCATAGCCACATCATGGATCCTCTCCCCTTCCCACGGCTTCACTTGGCTATTCTCAAACTTAAACTCCGAGCTTTGACCAATCTCTTGTGTTGCTCCAGTGTTTGGAGACAACTGCTTAGGTACAGGCGGTCTCACTAGATTGAAAGTAGGAGAGGCTGGCACTGCAGAAACGCCAAGGAACGGCTGTTGTTGTGAGAACTTCTGAAAGCTTATCCAATGACCAGAATCAACAGTGGAGGCATCAGACTCATCACACTCAGGTATAGTAGCCGGGGGAGCATTGAACTGGCGGTGATGAGTGGGGCTCGCCGGTGCAGAGACCGCGTAAAACGGGTAGTTGAAAGACGACATTGACTGTTTAGCAGACTGATTGGTAAAACATTCCCCCCAAGTGGATAACGCCTTGGGGTGTTTAGATGATGGAGACGAGACAGGTGGTGTCACTGGAGCACTGTTTGAGATCCTGAGAGGAGGAAGCGACGAAGGGATCCCACCGTTCCTGAGGAAAGGGAAGATGGTGGAGATGTTGTTGTGTGTGTCTCCACCACCACGAGAAGGGCTAGGGAATGAGGAAGACGATGGACTGACTTGGTAAGAAAGGATTGGACTTTCGAAAGGGCTTTGGTTGTAGGAAGAGTAAGGAGTGGCTCGTGACGATGATCCAGCCACGTCACCAGGTAGAGAAGGAGGCTTGTGTCCCTGTAAAGGAAGAAACTTTGGATCAAAAAAGATCATTTCCACCTAAGATCTATATATAGTAAGCCAGATCCACTTTTAGAAACTCCCATTTAATCTTAAAAATTCAGATTCAGACAAGATCAGATCTAATCACCTTGCGATAAGTGGTTCCGTCTTCTTCAACCACCCAACCAGCTTCAGAGCAAAGAGCCTTGAGCACTTCGTTGTTGTCGCAGTGCTTGGGGAGATTGTAGTTACCTTGAGCTCTCAGACCGGTGTAAATCTTCGCCGCTACGGCTCTTCTCCGTCTCTCCCTCCTCCGATTGTTCTCCCTCTCTCTCCACGACGGCTTCCTCCTCGTAGCCGCCATCGCTGCTGCTGCTGACGTCGACGTCGCGCCGTCCGACgtcatcttctccttctccgTAACCGATCGCTGCTGCAATTTGTGCGCACGgtctgatgaagaagaagaagatgaattataaaaagaatcttttttattattaaaagaaaaagaaaaattaaatattttttactggTGATTTGAGGTAAATCGTCCACGTGTCGGTCTAGTTTGACGAACGGTGAGAAGAGCAGTGGCGTATGTTAATTACTGTGTGGTTTTGCGCAGCGAATAAGTTGAGGCAGTACGGTTTTAATGTGTGTTTCTCTCGATCTGTGTAAAATGACCAGATTATAAAAGAGAAAAGATGGCGAGACATGTGGGGTCTGTTTATGAACGTGGGTCCCTTAAATGTATGACCGGAAAACAACCCATCTGATTGGTTTTTCAGACATGttaattagaaaacaaattagtTTAAGCCTCATAGTATTTaatgatttatttaaattaaaaattttaattatcacTATGaacaaaaacataagaaatGTAGATTTTTGTCCGGGTTAGTGTGTATATTATCATGTGCATATCTAATGATTGctattctttttatttgtttgctttctaacaaaaaaattttagtTGATAACATTGTGACAACAAATATATGCAAGTCGGTTGTTGATACATGATTCTGTGAATAAGATTTAAacttttgtttaaattatttgaaattttcatAACACTATTATTACAAATCACAATACTTATTCAATTATTCAGTCAAGCTGCAAATCTATCATATTTGAAATATGTCGTTAATATTTGTGAGCATATTATTTGGTTGCTATACCAATCAACTATACTTGGAATTATTGTTGGCCCCTTATCTTCATTGGTCATTACTTTCTTTAattttcatgtttgttttgaaaACTGTATAGTGCATTGAACATAACAGGAAAATGGGATAGTGGATTTGCCCCCACACATTGACCCATCAAAGCAGATATGTAATCTTCCAACGAGTAGTCACTTATTGAATTCATTCTACACGCTTTTGCCTTTAGttattcatattttgttttaaaaatatctatacAATATGATGAAGTGCGATATTAATATTGTAAGGGATCTTACTGTACTGTATACATATTTGTCTGAAACATCTGCGATGACAGGAGAAGAAAAAAGCTTACTAAATTGATGGTACAatgactttaaaaaaaattatggtgaCTTCTGAGACGATAATCTAACACTAGTTGTTTCAGGCTTCTCATCTGATTCTAACGTCGGCTCCTTCAAACGATGTCGTTTACCGAAACCATACCTCCTGACGTTACCGAAAGGTCTCCTCACTGTCCTCCCACCCCACCATGAAAAATGGCCCACGCCAATATTCTTCTGGCTAGAACCTATTGTGATGCACCCACTAATCTTTCAAGTTTCAAGAAATATCTCAAGTCCTGGAAGTGAAGTGATTCGTTTCCCCCACGAGGTCCGTCCAGAAGCCATTTCCATAGCAAATGACTCAAGGCACCAAGCTGGCTGAGACCCGGGAACATGTTCCATTACTAATTATTTACTATCTACACAAAAGTCcaagtggaaaaaaaaaaattagggaaCTTGTGCGGCAAGAATGTTGATGAAGCAAATCGCAGAACAAAGCTGTTGAAGTATGCCTCTAATTGGGGGCTTCCTCGAAAATCTCCAAAGATGCTTATCATTGTCATGTTCTTAAATATTAACCAAGAATTCACAATAGTTACCAGGATTAAGGTCTCGGATGTGCAGTAAATTAAACCTCAAGTCAATATCGGTAAAAAGAAACGTGAGACCGTCTAATGATGGTAAAAATCAGAAGAACCATATCACAGATCGACTTTATCAGCTAAAAGAACTCAATGTTTAGAGAGCAACCATAAGATGGTCAAAGGAAAAATTCACAAACCATGTAGTTCTGGGCATTATATATCTCCGGTTGGAAAACTCTgcttcaacttcttcttctgtcTCGTTCAATACTAGGCTATTGAACATTTCAATTACTCAGTGTTCACTGCATTTCACTCTCTTCTACCTCTGCTTCAAACGTAACCCTCCAAAAACGACAGGGTTATAAGATCTTTCTTATAAACCCCTCAAAAGCTTTACAACTGATCACAATTCACCCTTtagttttgaatgttaaaaacaacctgaaaacatg
It encodes:
- the LOC103835844 gene encoding uncharacterized protein LOC103835844, producing MKFEGSQTLLPVRKPANCGSIRKRAGYKLWVLVAVLLLALGSMLTGSVSLKGLGLFHSVDGKFGFHVSDDLDVLEIEEREKVVRHMWDVYGRSGGVRVPQFWREAFEAAYEFLVSDSAAVRSGAISDIAKLSLVRSLKPDSSLAQPNRR
- the LOC103835845 gene encoding arabinosyltransferase RRA3, which gives rise to MAGRRDRTQQLRGSRIAIAILIGIIIGCVCALIFPNGFFNSNSSLTVNERVQVGSSSCESSKTLKSDFASLSEKNNELKKQVRELTEKLRLAEQGSDNARKQVLSLGPQIKAGPFGTVKSLRTNPTILSDESVNPRLAKILKSIAVDKEVIVALANANVKAMLEVQIASVKRLAIKNYLVVALDDYIESFCKQNDVAYYKRDPDKELDAVGKTGGNHAVSGLKFRVLREFLQIGYGVLLSDVDIVFLKNPFSHLYRDSDVESMSDGHDNMTAYGFNDVFDEPTMGWARYAHTMRIWVFNSGFFYLRPTVASIELLDRVAERLSKAKLWDQAVFNEELFYPSRPEYVGLHASKRVMDMYEFMNSKVLFKTVRKNEEMKKKVRPVIVHVNYHPDKLNRMRAVVEFYVNGKQDALDSFPDGSE
- the LOC103835847 gene encoding protein BRASSINAZOLE-RESISTANT 2, which encodes MTSDGATSTSAAAAMAATRRKPSWRERENNRRRERRRRAVAAKIYTGLRAQGNYNLPKHCDNNEVLKALCSEAGWVVEEDGTTYRKGHKPPSLPGDVAGSSSRATPYSSYNQSPFESPILSYQVSPSSSSFPSPSRGGGDTHNNISTIFPFLRNGGIPSSLPPLRISNSAPVTPPVSSPSSKHPKALSTWGECFTNQSAKQSMSSFNYPFYAVSAPASPTHHRQFNAPPATIPECDESDASTVDSGHWISFQKFSQQQPFLGVSAVPASPTFNLVRPPVPKQLSPNTGATQEIGQSSEFKFENSQVKPWEGERIHDVAMEDLELTLGNAKGRM